Proteins encoded in a region of the Streptomyces sp. NBC_00310 genome:
- a CDS encoding alpha-amylase produces the protein MASRTLSGALALAAGASIALAVPAGNAYASPPGTKDVTAVLFEWSFASVAKECASTLGPNGYGYVQVSPPAEHIQGSQWWTSYQPVSYRIAGRLGDATAFKSMVDTCHAAGVKVVVDTVVNHMSAGSGTGTGGSSYTKYNYPGLYSSFDFDDCTATISDYTNRANVQNCELVTLADLDTGEDYVRSAVAGYMNSLLGYGVDGFRIDAAKHIPAADLANIRSRLSNTSVYWKQEAIYGSGEAVQPSEYTGNGDVQEFRYAFDLKRVFNNENLAYLKNYGEGWGYMSSSVAGVFVDNHDTERNGSTLSYKDNATYTMANVFMLAYPYGAPDINSGYEFSSTDAGPPNGGTVNACWQDGWKCQHAWPEIMRMVPFRNATRGEAVTNWWDNGGDAIAFGRGTKGFVAINHESGSLSRTYQTSLAAGTYCNVQNNTTVTVNGSGQFTATLGSNTALAIYAGKTSC, from the coding sequence ATGGCCAGCAGAACCCTCTCCGGTGCGCTCGCTCTCGCGGCGGGCGCGTCGATCGCGCTCGCGGTGCCCGCCGGGAACGCGTACGCGTCGCCGCCCGGGACCAAGGACGTGACCGCCGTCCTGTTCGAGTGGAGCTTCGCCTCCGTCGCCAAGGAGTGCGCCAGCACCCTCGGGCCGAACGGGTACGGATACGTCCAGGTCTCGCCGCCCGCCGAGCACATACAGGGCTCGCAGTGGTGGACGTCGTACCAGCCGGTGAGTTACCGGATCGCGGGGCGGCTCGGTGATGCCACCGCGTTCAAGAGCATGGTCGACACCTGCCACGCGGCCGGCGTCAAGGTCGTCGTCGACACGGTCGTCAACCACATGTCGGCGGGGAGCGGCACGGGAACCGGCGGTTCGTCGTACACGAAGTACAACTACCCCGGCCTCTACTCCTCCTTCGACTTCGACGACTGCACCGCCACCATCAGCGACTACACCAACCGCGCCAACGTCCAGAACTGCGAGCTCGTCACCCTCGCCGACCTGGACACCGGTGAGGACTACGTCCGGTCAGCCGTCGCCGGATACATGAACAGCCTGCTCGGGTACGGCGTCGACGGGTTCCGGATCGACGCAGCCAAGCACATCCCCGCCGCCGACCTCGCCAACATCAGGTCCCGGCTGAGCAACACGTCCGTGTACTGGAAGCAGGAGGCCATCTACGGCTCCGGGGAGGCCGTCCAGCCGAGCGAGTACACGGGGAACGGGGATGTCCAGGAGTTCCGGTACGCCTTCGACCTCAAGCGGGTCTTCAACAACGAGAACCTCGCCTACCTCAAGAACTACGGCGAGGGCTGGGGGTACATGAGCAGCTCGGTCGCCGGGGTCTTCGTCGACAACCACGACACCGAGCGCAACGGCTCCACGCTCAGCTACAAGGACAACGCCACCTACACGATGGCCAACGTCTTCATGCTGGCCTACCCGTACGGGGCGCCCGACATCAACTCCGGCTACGAGTTCTCCTCCACCGACGCCGGGCCGCCCAACGGCGGTACGGTCAACGCCTGTTGGCAGGACGGCTGGAAGTGCCAGCACGCCTGGCCGGAGATCATGCGCATGGTGCCCTTCCGCAACGCCACCCGCGGTGAGGCCGTCACCAACTGGTGGGACAACGGGGGCGACGCGATCGCCTTCGGCCGGGGCACCAAGGGCTTCGTCGCCATCAACCACGAGTCGGGCAGCCTGAGCCGCACGTACCAGACCTCCCTCGCGGCCGGCACGTACTGCAACGTGCAGAACAACACGACGGTGACCGTCAACGGCTCCGGCCAGTTCACCGCGACCCTCGGCTCCAACACCGCCCTGGCGATCTACGCCGGCAAGACCAGCTGCTGA
- a CDS encoding S8 family peptidase yields MDPFDLVGLTQLRAHTSGRPSVVVGVIDGRVAVDHPAFAGRAVRELSPPAGTGGCRRTDVCCAHGTAVAGIIVAAGGVCPRCTLLSRPLFTDRPADGGPATCLSGVRTGELARALTEIVDAGAHVVNLSMAQPAPSGVRDHALEAALDHAVDRGVILVVAAGNQGRMGSSVLTDHPWAIPVTAYDRAGRPMPQSNLGTSIGRHGVGAPGDRVPGPGPDARPFLLSGTSAAAPFVTGTVALLLSAFPHATPAAVRYAVTHGPGRRSSVTPPLLDAWAAYTALRDSGGVRKRALGSRRS; encoded by the coding sequence ATGGACCCGTTCGACCTGGTCGGCCTCACACAGCTGAGGGCGCACACCTCCGGCCGGCCCTCGGTCGTCGTCGGCGTGATCGACGGCCGTGTCGCCGTGGACCACCCCGCCTTCGCGGGCCGGGCGGTCCGGGAACTGAGCCCGCCCGCCGGTACGGGAGGCTGTCGCCGCACCGACGTCTGCTGCGCCCACGGCACCGCGGTGGCCGGGATCATCGTCGCGGCCGGGGGCGTGTGCCCCCGCTGCACCCTGCTGTCCCGGCCCCTCTTCACGGACCGCCCGGCCGACGGCGGTCCCGCGACCTGCCTCTCCGGCGTACGGACCGGGGAACTGGCCAGGGCGCTCACGGAGATCGTCGACGCGGGTGCCCACGTCGTGAACCTGAGCATGGCCCAGCCCGCGCCCTCCGGCGTCCGCGACCACGCCCTGGAGGCGGCCCTCGACCACGCCGTCGACCGGGGTGTGATCCTCGTGGTCGCCGCCGGGAACCAGGGCCGGATGGGCTCCTCCGTCCTCACCGACCACCCGTGGGCCATCCCGGTGACCGCCTACGACCGCGCCGGGCGGCCCATGCCCCAGTCGAACCTGGGTACGTCCATCGGCCGCCACGGAGTGGGCGCCCCCGGCGACCGCGTCCCCGGCCCCGGACCCGACGCCCGCCCTTTCCTCCTGAGCGGTACGAGCGCCGCGGCGCCCTTCGTCACGGGTACGGTCGCCCTCCTCCTCTCGGCCTTCCCGCACGCCACCCCGGCGGCCGTGCGCTACGCGGTCACCCACGGCCCCGGCCGACGGAGTTCGGTGACCCCTCCGTTGCTGGACGCGTGGGCCGCGTACACCGCACTTCGTGACTCGGGTGGCGTTCGGAAAAGGGCGCTGGGAAGTCGCCGGTCCTAG
- a CDS encoding glycoside hydrolase family 13 protein, translated as MSQQHSADTDPTSAVATVAQRSDWWRDAVIYQVYPRSFADSNGDGMGDLEGVRSRLPYLRDLGIDAVWLSPFYASPQADAGYDVADYRAVDPMFGNLLDADALIRDAHELGLRIIVDLVPNHSSDQHEWFRRAVAEGAGSPLRERYHFRPGKGATGELPPNDWESIFGGPAWTRVTEPDGTPGEWYLHLFAPEQPDFNWDHPAVGDEFRSVLRFWLDMGVDGFRIDVAHGLVKADGLPDLGAHDQVKLLGNDVMPFFDQDGVHAIYREWRRVLDEYAGDRIFVAEAWTPTVERTANYVRPDELHQAFNFQYLGTDWDAAELKAVIDRTLDAMRPVNAPATWVLSNHDVTRHATRFANEPGLGTQIRLAGDRELGLRRARAASLLMLALPGSAYVYQGEELGLPDVVDLPDEVRQDPAYFRGAGQDGFRDGCRVPIPWTRTGSSYGFGGGGSWLPQPSEWGDLSIEAQTGAADSTLELYRTALSVRREEPGLGAGDSVEWLKAPTGVLAFRRGEFVCVANTTGEAVTIPAYGRVLVASAEVTVAEDEAKLPGDTTVWWTTA; from the coding sequence ATGAGCCAGCAGCACTCCGCCGACACGGACCCGACCTCCGCCGTCGCCACCGTCGCCCAGCGCAGCGACTGGTGGCGCGACGCGGTGATCTACCAGGTCTATCCGCGCAGCTTCGCCGACAGCAACGGCGACGGCATGGGCGACCTGGAGGGCGTACGTTCCCGACTCCCGTACCTGCGCGACCTCGGCATCGACGCCGTATGGCTCAGCCCCTTCTACGCCTCCCCCCAGGCCGACGCCGGTTACGACGTCGCCGACTACCGCGCCGTCGACCCCATGTTCGGCAATCTCCTCGACGCCGACGCGCTGATCCGCGACGCGCACGAGCTGGGCCTGCGGATCATCGTCGACCTGGTCCCCAACCACTCCTCCGACCAGCACGAGTGGTTCAGGCGGGCGGTGGCCGAAGGCGCGGGCTCGCCCCTGCGGGAGCGCTACCACTTCCGCCCCGGGAAGGGCGCGACCGGCGAACTCCCGCCCAACGACTGGGAGTCCATCTTCGGTGGCCCGGCGTGGACACGGGTCACGGAACCGGACGGCACCCCGGGCGAGTGGTATCTGCACCTCTTCGCCCCGGAGCAGCCCGACTTCAACTGGGACCACCCGGCGGTCGGCGACGAGTTCCGCTCCGTCCTCCGCTTCTGGCTCGACATGGGCGTGGACGGCTTCCGTATCGACGTCGCCCACGGCCTGGTGAAGGCGGACGGCCTCCCGGACCTGGGCGCCCACGACCAGGTGAAGCTGCTGGGCAACGATGTCATGCCGTTCTTCGACCAGGACGGCGTGCACGCGATCTACCGCGAGTGGCGCCGGGTCCTGGACGAGTACGCGGGTGACCGCATCTTCGTGGCGGAGGCCTGGACCCCGACCGTCGAACGCACCGCGAACTACGTCCGCCCGGACGAGCTCCACCAGGCCTTCAACTTCCAGTACCTGGGCACGGACTGGGACGCGGCGGAGCTGAAGGCCGTCATCGACCGCACCCTGGACGCGATGCGCCCGGTGAACGCCCCCGCCACCTGGGTCCTGTCGAACCACGACGTGACCCGACACGCGACCCGCTTCGCGAACGAACCCGGCCTGGGCACGCAGATCCGGCTGGCGGGCGACCGCGAACTGGGGCTGCGTCGTGCCCGTGCGGCCTCCCTGCTGATGCTGGCGCTCCCGGGCTCGGCGTACGTCTACCAGGGCGAGGAACTGGGCCTCCCGGACGTCGTCGACCTCCCGGACGAGGTCCGCCAGGACCCGGCCTACTTCCGAGGCGCCGGCCAGGACGGCTTCCGCGACGGCTGCCGGGTCCCGATCCCGTGGACCCGCACAGGATCGTCGTACGGCTTCGGCGGGGGCGGCTCCTGGCTGCCGCAGCCCTCCGAGTGGGGCGACCTGAGCATCGAGGCCCAGACGGGGGCGGCGGACTCGACCCTGGAGCTCTACCGCACCGCCCTGTCCGTCCGCCGCGAGGAGCCCGGCCTCGGCGCGGGCGACTCGGTCGAGTGGCTGAAGGCCCCCACGGGTGTCCTCGCCTTCCGCCGAGGGGAGTTCGTGTGCGTGGCGAACACGACCGGCGAGGCCGTCACGATCCCCGCGTACGGCCGTGTCCTGGTCGCCAGCGCAGAGGTGACCGTGGCCGAGGACGAGGCGAAGCTGCCGGGGGACACGACCGTGTGGTGGACGACCGCCTGA
- a CDS encoding sugar ABC transporter permease has protein sequence MSTTTVKTTAPEDGGPRARTPSAPRTRRRGENSLAGSLASHAILVVASLVALFPIAWLLFLSLGPDKDDYLHPGRIFGKMTFANYSYVLQETPFFDWLVSTLVVSLGTTVIGVLIAATTGYAVSRMRFPGYRKFMWVLLVTQMFPVAVLMVPMYEILSELKLIDSYLGLILVYCSTAVPYCAWLLKGYFDTIPFEIDEAGRVDGLTPFGTFARLILPLAKPGLAVAAFYSFITAFGEVAFASTFMLSDTKYTFAVGLQSFVSEHDAQRNLMAATAVLVAIPVSAFFYLVQKNLVTGLTAGGTKG, from the coding sequence ATGAGCACCACGACCGTCAAGACCACGGCTCCCGAGGACGGCGGGCCCCGCGCGCGGACCCCGTCGGCGCCCAGGACCCGGCGACGGGGCGAGAACAGCCTCGCCGGCTCCCTCGCCTCCCACGCGATCCTCGTCGTGGCGAGCCTGGTGGCGCTGTTCCCGATCGCCTGGCTGCTGTTCCTGTCCCTCGGCCCGGACAAGGACGATTACCTGCATCCCGGGCGCATCTTCGGCAAGATGACATTTGCCAACTACTCGTACGTGCTCCAGGAGACACCGTTCTTCGACTGGCTGGTCAGCACCCTCGTCGTCTCGCTCGGCACCACCGTCATCGGGGTGCTGATCGCGGCGACCACCGGCTACGCGGTCTCCCGCATGCGCTTCCCGGGCTATCGGAAGTTCATGTGGGTGCTCCTGGTCACGCAGATGTTCCCGGTAGCCGTACTGATGGTGCCGATGTACGAGATTTTGTCGGAACTGAAGCTCATCGACAGCTACCTTGGACTCATCCTCGTCTACTGCTCGACGGCCGTGCCGTACTGTGCCTGGCTGCTCAAGGGCTATTTCGACACGATCCCGTTCGAGATCGACGAGGCGGGACGCGTCGACGGGCTGACCCCCTTCGGCACGTTCGCACGGCTGATCCTGCCGCTCGCCAAGCCGGGCCTCGCGGTCGCCGCGTTCTACAGCTTCATCACCGCGTTCGGGGAGGTCGCCTTCGCCTCGACGTTCATGCTGTCCGACACGAAGTACACCTTCGCCGTCGGTCTGCAGAGCTTCGTCAGCGAACACGACGCCCAGCGCAACCTGATGGCCGCCACCGCGGTCCTGGTCGCGATCCCCGTCTCCGCGTTCTTCTACCTCGTGCAGAAGAACCTGGTGACCGGCCTGACCGCGGGCGGCACGAAGGGCTGA
- a CDS encoding carbohydrate ABC transporter permease — MTVAIDRATGKRRGEPGGRPGRLTRLRQSYQRYWYAYAMIAPVVVVLGVLVLYPLARGFYLTLTNANSLNSARTIGVNRIEATYEFIGFDNYADILWGPTAYDRFWSHFVWTIVWTALCVALHYVIGLGLALLLNQKLRGRTFYRLILVLPWAVPTFVTVFGWRFMLADGGVINAALEALHLPAPLWLEDTFWQRFAAIMVNTWCGVPFMMVSLLGGLQSIDSSLYEAAEMDGASAWQRFRYVTLPGLRSVSSTVVLLGVIWTFNQFAVIFLLFGDTAPEAQILVTWAYYLGFGQQPRDFAQSAAYGILLLAILIVFTSFYRRWLNRDEQQLAI; from the coding sequence ATGACAGTCGCCATCGACCGAGCGACCGGCAAGCGCCGAGGTGAACCGGGCGGGCGCCCGGGCAGGCTGACGCGTCTGAGGCAGTCGTACCAGCGGTACTGGTACGCGTACGCGATGATCGCCCCGGTGGTCGTCGTGCTCGGCGTCCTGGTGCTGTATCCGCTGGCGCGCGGCTTCTATCTCACCCTCACCAACGCCAACAGCCTCAACTCGGCGCGCACGATCGGCGTCAACCGCATCGAGGCCACCTACGAGTTCATCGGCTTCGACAACTACGCCGACATCCTGTGGGGCCCGACCGCGTACGACCGCTTCTGGTCGCACTTCGTCTGGACGATCGTCTGGACCGCCCTCTGTGTCGCCCTGCACTACGTCATCGGCCTCGGCCTCGCGCTGCTGCTCAACCAGAAGCTGCGCGGCCGCACCTTCTACCGGCTGATCCTGGTCCTGCCGTGGGCCGTGCCCACCTTCGTCACCGTCTTCGGCTGGCGCTTCATGCTCGCCGACGGCGGTGTCATCAACGCCGCCCTCGAAGCGCTGCACCTGCCGGCCCCGCTGTGGCTGGAGGACACCTTCTGGCAGCGGTTCGCCGCGATCATGGTGAACACGTGGTGCGGTGTGCCGTTCATGATGGTCTCGCTGCTCGGCGGACTGCAGTCCATCGACTCCTCTCTCTACGAGGCGGCCGAGATGGACGGCGCGAGCGCCTGGCAGCGTTTCCGCTACGTCACCCTGCCGGGTCTGAGGTCCGTCAGCTCCACCGTCGTACTCCTCGGCGTCATCTGGACCTTCAACCAGTTCGCCGTCATCTTCCTGCTGTTCGGCGACACCGCGCCCGAGGCACAGATCCTCGTGACCTGGGCGTACTACCTCGGCTTCGGGCAGCAGCCGCGTGACTTCGCGCAGTCGGCGGCCTACGGCATCCTGCTGCTGGCCATCCTGATCGTCTTCACCTCCTTCTACCGCCGCTGGCTGAACCGCGATGAGCAGCAGCTCGCGATCTGA
- a CDS encoding extracellular solute-binding protein produces MRRGIAATALVASIALTATACGGSDSGDSADGPVTITWWDTSNATNEAPTYKALVKEFEAAHEDIKVKYVNVPFDQAQNKFDTAAGATGAPDILRSEVGWTPAFAKKGFFLPLDGTEALKDQDAFQPNLIKQAQYDGKTYGVPFVTDTLALVYNKDLFEKAGITEAPKSWDDLKKAAATVKDETGVDGYWGSTQAYYAQSFLYGEGSDTVDVAAKKITVGSAEAKKAYGTWLDLFDGKGLHKADTTADAYAHIQDAFVNGKVASIVQGPWEITNFYKGSAFKDKANLGIATVPAGSTGTAGAPTGGHNLSVYAGSDKAKQEASLKFVNFMTSAKSQETIALKNSTLPTRDDAYTTEVKADPGIAGYQTVLAAAQPRPELPEYSSLWGPLDTELLAIAGGKKSLDKGLGDAETAIAKLVPDYSK; encoded by the coding sequence ATGCGGCGTGGCATAGCGGCCACCGCGCTGGTGGCGTCGATCGCCCTCACGGCGACGGCCTGCGGCGGAAGCGACAGCGGCGACTCGGCCGACGGTCCGGTCACCATCACCTGGTGGGACACCTCCAACGCCACCAATGAGGCGCCGACGTACAAGGCCTTGGTCAAGGAGTTCGAGGCCGCCCACGAGGACATCAAGGTCAAGTACGTCAACGTGCCCTTCGATCAGGCGCAGAACAAGTTCGACACCGCCGCCGGTGCCACGGGCGCCCCGGACATCCTGCGCTCCGAGGTCGGCTGGACGCCCGCCTTCGCCAAGAAGGGCTTCTTCCTGCCGCTGGACGGCACCGAGGCCCTCAAGGACCAGGACGCGTTCCAGCCCAACCTGATCAAGCAGGCCCAGTACGACGGCAAGACCTACGGCGTCCCGTTCGTCACCGACACCCTCGCGCTGGTCTACAACAAGGACCTCTTCGAGAAGGCCGGCATCACCGAGGCCCCCAAGAGCTGGGACGACCTGAAGAAGGCCGCCGCCACCGTCAAGGACGAGACCGGCGTCGACGGCTACTGGGGCTCCACCCAGGCCTACTACGCCCAGTCCTTCCTGTACGGCGAGGGCAGCGACACCGTCGACGTCGCCGCCAAGAAGATCACCGTCGGCTCCGCCGAGGCCAAGAAGGCGTACGGCACCTGGCTGGACCTCTTCGACGGCAAGGGCCTGCACAAGGCGGACACCACCGCCGACGCCTACGCCCACATCCAGGACGCCTTCGTCAACGGCAAGGTCGCCTCGATCGTCCAGGGCCCGTGGGAGATCACGAACTTCTACAAGGGCTCGGCGTTCAAGGACAAGGCCAACCTGGGCATCGCCACCGTCCCGGCCGGCTCCACCGGCACGGCGGGCGCCCCGACCGGCGGCCACAACCTCTCCGTCTACGCCGGCTCGGACAAGGCGAAGCAGGAGGCGTCGCTGAAGTTCGTCAACTTCATGACCTCGGCGAAGTCCCAGGAGACCATCGCCCTGAAGAACTCCACGCTGCCCACCCGCGACGACGCCTACACCACCGAGGTCAAGGCCGACCCGGGCATCGCCGGCTACCAGACCGTGCTCGCCGCCGCCCAGCCGCGCCCCGAGCTGCCCGAGTACAGCTCCCTGTGGGGCCCGCTCGACACCGAGCTGCTCGCGATCGCCGGCGGCAAGAAGTCCCTCGACAAGGGCCTCGGCGACGCGGAGACCGCGATCGCCAAGCTGGTCCCGGACTACAGCAAGTGA
- a CDS encoding LacI family DNA-binding transcriptional regulator: protein MTTRLADIAAQAGVSEATVSRVLNGKPGVAATTRQSVLAALDVLGYERPVRLRQRSAGLVGLITPELENPIFPALAQVIGQALTRQGYTPVLATQTPGGSTEDELTEMLVDRGVAGIIFVSGLHADTSADMQRYEQLRAQGVPFVLVDGFSPKVQAPFISPDDRAAMALAVTHLVSLGHTRIGLALGPKRFVPVQRKIEGFVRTMQDQLGLAAAAVESEFVQHSLYTLEGGQAAALALIDRDCTAVVCASDMMALGAIRAARQRGLQVPQDVSVVGFDDSPLIAFTDPPLTTVRKPVPAMGQAAVRTLLEEIGGTPAPHSEFVFMPELVVRGSTASAPGDRSRT, encoded by the coding sequence GTGACCACACGGCTTGCCGACATCGCAGCCCAGGCGGGGGTCAGCGAGGCGACTGTCAGCCGCGTCCTGAACGGGAAGCCGGGCGTCGCCGCCACCACTCGCCAGTCCGTTCTGGCCGCCCTCGACGTCCTGGGCTACGAGCGGCCCGTACGGCTGCGCCAGCGCAGCGCCGGCCTGGTGGGCCTCATAACCCCGGAGCTGGAGAACCCCATATTCCCGGCCCTGGCCCAGGTCATCGGCCAGGCGCTGACCCGGCAGGGCTACACCCCGGTCCTCGCCACCCAGACCCCCGGCGGATCGACGGAGGACGAGCTGACGGAGATGCTCGTCGACCGGGGCGTCGCCGGCATCATCTTCGTCTCCGGTCTGCACGCCGACACCTCGGCCGACATGCAGCGCTACGAGCAACTGCGCGCCCAGGGCGTGCCGTTCGTCCTCGTCGACGGGTTCTCTCCGAAGGTGCAGGCCCCCTTCATCTCGCCGGACGACCGGGCGGCGATGGCCCTCGCGGTGACGCACCTGGTGTCACTGGGGCACACGCGGATAGGTCTGGCCCTGGGCCCCAAGCGCTTCGTGCCGGTCCAGCGCAAGATCGAGGGCTTCGTCCGGACGATGCAGGACCAGTTGGGCCTGGCGGCCGCGGCCGTGGAGTCCGAGTTCGTCCAGCACTCCCTGTACACCCTGGAGGGCGGCCAGGCGGCGGCCCTGGCGCTCATCGACCGGGACTGTACGGCGGTGGTGTGCGCGAGCGACATGATGGCGCTGGGCGCGATCCGGGCGGCCCGGCAGCGGGGCCTTCAGGTGCCGCAGGACGTCTCGGTCGTCGGCTTCGACGACTCCCCCCTGATCGCCTTCACCGATCCCCCGCTGACGACGGTCCGCAAGCCGGTGCCGGCGATGGGGCAGGCGGCGGTGCGTACGCTGCTGGAGGAGATCGGCGGGACTCCGGCGCCGCACAGTGAGTTCGTGTTCATGCCGGAGCTGGTGGTGCGGGGGTCGACCGCTTCGGCTCCTGGGGACCGGTCTCGTACCTGA
- a CDS encoding phosphatase PAP2 family protein encodes MGDSTVTTLEEGREQAAPRSVTDGPEPGALHRLRAPRRPRFWFEILLIAVSYWTYSLIRNAVPEQRTQALSNADWIWKVEHHLGIAVEETINHSVNSVTWLIVGMNYYYATLHFIVTLSVLVWLYRSHPGRYAATRLVLFATTAVALVGYYFYPLAPPRLMTGEHFIDTVVVHQTWGSMASGDLKNMSNQYAAMPSMHIGWSLWCGLTIFALASVPWVRVLGLLYPALTLVVIVATANHFWLDAVGGMMCLAFGFGVARLWYGTLPYALPRQVAGSAGPTEPAPVKV; translated from the coding sequence ATGGGTGACTCAACCGTGACGACACTGGAGGAAGGCCGGGAGCAGGCCGCTCCGCGCTCCGTCACGGACGGGCCGGAGCCGGGGGCGCTGCACCGGCTGAGGGCTCCGCGACGCCCGCGCTTCTGGTTCGAGATCCTTCTGATCGCGGTGAGTTACTGGACGTACTCCCTGATCCGCAACGCGGTCCCCGAGCAGAGGACGCAGGCGCTCAGCAACGCCGACTGGATCTGGAAGGTGGAGCACCACCTCGGGATCGCGGTCGAGGAGACGATCAACCACTCCGTGAACTCGGTGACATGGCTGATCGTCGGCATGAACTACTACTACGCGACCCTGCACTTCATCGTCACGCTCAGTGTCCTCGTGTGGCTCTACCGTAGTCACCCGGGTCGTTACGCGGCGACGCGTCTGGTGCTCTTCGCCACGACCGCCGTGGCCCTCGTCGGCTACTACTTCTACCCGCTGGCCCCGCCCCGCCTGATGACGGGCGAGCACTTCATCGACACGGTCGTCGTCCACCAGACCTGGGGCTCCATGGCCTCCGGCGACCTGAAGAACATGTCGAACCAGTACGCCGCGATGCCGTCCATGCACATCGGCTGGTCGCTCTGGTGCGGCCTGACGATCTTCGCGCTGGCGTCGGTGCCGTGGGTCCGGGTGCTGGGCCTGCTCTACCCCGCGCTGACGCTCGTCGTGATCGTCGCCACCGCCAACCACTTCTGGCTGGACGCGGTGGGCGGCATGATGTGCCTCGCCTTCGGCTTCGGGGTGGCCCGGCTCTGGTACGGGACACTGCCGTACGCGCTGCCGCGCCAGGTGGCGGGGAGTGCCGGGCCGACGGAGCCGGCGCCGGTCAAGGTGTAG
- a CDS encoding LysR family transcriptional regulator, with product MLDVRRMQVLRTVVTSGSVTAAATALGYTPSAISQQVAALEKEAGIALLERVGRGVRPTAAGLLLTEYAGTIGRQVAEAETALADLRAGRTGRLAVRYFATAGASLVAPAVARLRAEHPGVRIELGLIDPDDPLPAVKEGRADLALVVRPRGADPEGVRLLHLLDDTYFAVLPATHPLADRPALHLSDLADEPWVGSEWPGPCLDAQLEACAEAGFRPRFVVESEDYTTAQGFVAAGLGVGLIPGLGLGSRHPDLVVRRLADPEPRRSIHVAVRETAPPQPALGTFVRALRDAAHATGPRQAAPDRGATP from the coding sequence ATGCTCGATGTGCGGCGGATGCAGGTGCTCAGGACCGTGGTGACCAGTGGCTCGGTGACGGCGGCCGCGACCGCCCTCGGCTACACCCCGTCCGCGATCAGTCAGCAGGTCGCGGCGCTGGAGAAGGAGGCCGGGATCGCGCTGCTGGAGCGCGTCGGGCGCGGGGTGCGGCCCACGGCGGCCGGGCTGCTGCTCACCGAGTACGCCGGCACGATCGGCCGGCAGGTCGCGGAGGCGGAGACCGCGCTGGCCGACCTGCGGGCGGGACGCACGGGACGGCTCGCCGTGCGGTACTTCGCCACGGCCGGTGCCTCCCTGGTGGCTCCCGCCGTCGCCCGGCTGCGCGCCGAGCACCCCGGCGTCCGGATCGAGCTGGGGCTCATCGACCCCGACGACCCGCTCCCGGCCGTCAAGGAGGGCCGCGCGGACCTCGCGCTCGTCGTACGGCCGCGCGGGGCCGACCCCGAGGGCGTACGGCTGCTGCACCTGCTCGACGACACCTACTTCGCCGTACTGCCCGCCACGCACCCCCTCGCCGACCGGCCCGCCCTGCACCTGTCCGACCTCGCCGACGAGCCATGGGTCGGCAGCGAGTGGCCGGGGCCCTGCCTGGACGCCCAGCTGGAGGCGTGCGCCGAGGCCGGCTTCCGGCCCAGGTTCGTGGTGGAGAGCGAGGACTACACCACCGCACAGGGCTTCGTCGCCGCCGGACTGGGCGTCGGCCTGATCCCCGGGCTCGGCCTGGGCAGCCGCCATCCGGACCTCGTCGTACGACGCCTCGCCGACCCGGAACCCCGGCGCTCCATCCACGTGGCCGTACGGGAGACGGCTCCACCGCAGCCGGCCCTGGGGACCTTCGTCAGGGCGCTGCGGGACGCCGCCCACGCCACGGGTCCGCGGCAGGCGGCACCCGACCGCGGCGCTACACCTTGA